In the Insulibacter thermoxylanivorax genome, one interval contains:
- the spoIVB gene encoding SpoIVB peptidase: MRLRQWIGLILVMMICAFSLSTPFQTFASLPNEFRIFSGQDKQVNFSLPVSAQVIVEHPEIVQVNGQARQSFELDLNHPFSLQSAAAGDTQVQVKLFGKIPLKTFQVHVVPELKVIPGGQTIGVKMKSEGVLVVGHHKLTMKDSQRVSPGEEADVRVGDRIISINGKQLTDIAMVAKLTAEAGKRGESLRLTIKRGNETIERELMPVLDSVEKSYRLGLYIRDSAAGVGTLTFYAPDYGVYGALGHVITDMDTQTPIAVGSGEIVHTHVTSISKSQNGEPGEKRANFFENGKVLGTIQKNTEFGIFGKMNENPEFGIYTKAIPVAFAEEVKEGPAKILTVLNGQKVEQFDIEIVHVTKQSVPQTKGMVIKVKDPRLIEATGGIVQGMSGSPIIQDGKLVGAITHVFVNDPTSGYGCFIEWMLQDAGIRLNKQEHQRAG, from the coding sequence ATGAGATTGCGCCAATGGATAGGATTAATACTCGTCATGATGATCTGTGCCTTTAGTTTATCCACCCCTTTTCAAACCTTTGCATCGCTTCCTAATGAGTTCCGAATTTTCTCCGGTCAGGACAAACAGGTGAACTTCTCCCTTCCGGTATCCGCACAGGTAATCGTCGAACATCCAGAGATCGTCCAGGTGAATGGTCAGGCTCGTCAGTCCTTTGAACTTGATCTCAACCATCCCTTCTCCCTGCAATCAGCTGCAGCCGGGGATACACAGGTACAGGTGAAGTTATTCGGCAAGATCCCGCTGAAGACTTTCCAAGTGCATGTGGTTCCAGAGCTGAAGGTGATCCCGGGGGGGCAGACGATCGGTGTGAAGATGAAGTCGGAGGGTGTGCTCGTGGTCGGTCATCATAAGTTAACGATGAAGGATTCCCAGCGGGTATCCCCGGGGGAAGAGGCGGATGTCCGCGTCGGCGACCGGATCATCAGCATCAACGGCAAGCAGCTTACGGATATCGCGATGGTTGCGAAGCTGACCGCAGAGGCAGGCAAGCGCGGTGAATCCTTGCGCCTGACGATCAAGAGGGGCAATGAAACGATCGAGCGAGAACTGATGCCGGTCCTCGACAGCGTGGAGAAGTCCTATCGACTCGGCTTGTATATCCGTGATTCCGCCGCCGGAGTCGGCACACTGACCTTCTATGCGCCCGATTACGGCGTATACGGTGCCTTGGGTCACGTGATCACCGATATGGACACGCAGACACCGATTGCCGTCGGCAGCGGAGAGATCGTGCACACCCATGTCACCAGCATCAGCAAAAGCCAAAACGGCGAACCGGGAGAGAAACGGGCGAATTTTTTTGAGAATGGCAAAGTGCTCGGCACGATTCAGAAGAATACGGAATTCGGCATATTCGGCAAGATGAACGAAAATCCTGAGTTCGGCATATATACTAAGGCCATTCCCGTTGCCTTCGCAGAAGAAGTGAAGGAAGGTCCGGCGAAGATCTTAACGGTGCTGAACGGTCAGAAAGTGGAGCAATTCGATATTGAGATCGTCCATGTGACGAAGCAGTCCGTTCCGCAGACCAAAGGCATGGTGATCAAAGTTAAGGATCCGCGCTTGATCGAAGCTACGGGCGGCATCGTGCAGGGGATGAGCGGCAGTCCTATTATCCAAGACGGCAAACTTGTCGGGGCGATCACCCATGTCTTCGTCAACGATCCGACCTCAGGGTATGGGTGCTTCATCGAGTGGATGCTGCAGGATGCGGGCATCCGCTTGAACAAACAAGAACATCAGCGCGCCGGATGA
- the spo0A gene encoding sporulation transcription factor Spo0A encodes MQTIKVLLADDNREFTSLLSEFISEQEDMEVVGIAFNGDEVLRLLEDGVQPDVLILDIIMPHLDGLGVLEQLKERNIQPCPKIIMLTAFGQENITQKAVQLGASYYILKPFDMDVLTNRIRQLVAGGSTSSAASSVKPSSVVPLNKSKNLDSNITSIIHEIGVPAHIKGYQYLREAITMVYNNIEILGAITKTLYPAIAQKYKTTPSRVERAIRHAIEVAWTRGNIDSISHLFGYTVNISKSKPTNSEFIAMVADKLRLEHKVS; translated from the coding sequence TTGCAGACGATTAAAGTTTTGTTAGCCGATGACAACCGAGAATTCACCAGCTTGTTATCCGAATTTATATCCGAGCAGGAGGATATGGAAGTCGTGGGCATCGCCTTCAATGGTGATGAAGTGCTTCGCCTGCTCGAAGACGGTGTACAGCCGGACGTGCTGATCCTCGACATCATCATGCCTCATCTGGATGGTCTGGGGGTGCTTGAGCAGCTGAAGGAGCGAAACATCCAGCCATGCCCGAAGATCATCATGCTGACTGCATTCGGGCAGGAGAATATCACGCAAAAAGCGGTCCAACTAGGCGCATCTTACTACATACTGAAGCCCTTTGATATGGATGTGTTGACGAACCGCATCCGTCAGTTGGTCGCAGGGGGCTCCACCTCTTCGGCAGCTTCGTCCGTTAAGCCGTCGTCCGTCGTGCCGCTGAACAAGTCGAAGAATCTGGATTCCAACATCACTTCGATCATCCATGAGATCGGCGTTCCTGCCCATATCAAAGGATACCAATATCTGCGTGAAGCGATCACGATGGTCTACAACAACATTGAGATTCTCGGCGCGATTACGAAGACCTTGTATCCGGCGATCGCTCAGAAATACAAAACCACACCAAGCCGTGTAGAACGGGCGATCCGGCACGCAATCGAGGTCGCATGGACGCGCGGCAATATCGACAGCATCAGCCATCTCTTCGGGTATACGGTGAACATCTCGAAGTCTAAGCCGACCAACAGCGAGTTCATCGCGATGGTGGCAGATAAGCTGCGTCTGGAGCATAAGGTTTCGTGA
- a CDS encoding DUF2905 domain-containing protein yields the protein MQPLPKLLVIAGIILIAVGLLWHFGARFIPFGRLPGDIVVEKENVKFYFPIVSCIVISILLSLVMWLFRFFGK from the coding sequence TTGCAGCCGCTCCCTAAACTGCTCGTCATCGCGGGGATCATCTTGATCGCCGTTGGTTTGCTCTGGCATTTTGGTGCGCGTTTCATCCCCTTTGGCCGATTGCCGGGCGATATCGTTGTGGAGAAGGAAAATGTGAAATTTTACTTCCCCATCGTATCTTGTATCGTCATCAGTATTCTTCTATCGCTGGTGATGTGGCTGTTTCGCTTCTTCGGCAAATAA
- a CDS encoding cytochrome C oxidase subunit II: MHKWAMFILFIAASILGLSVLIFAPPSSGEEVIPEAKDNEIQFILTNFKFDKDEYRVRAGEPVILTMINRQGTHGVMVQGTDINLLKDNPSQEVVFEEPGEYMLLCSVMCGTGHADMVAKLIVEEPLEDGDAAETNEQAA; encoded by the coding sequence ATGCATAAATGGGCAATGTTCATTCTATTCATCGCTGCATCGATTCTAGGATTATCCGTGCTCATCTTCGCTCCGCCTTCCAGCGGCGAAGAGGTGATTCCAGAAGCGAAGGACAACGAGATTCAATTCATCCTGACGAACTTCAAATTTGACAAAGACGAATACAGAGTAAGAGCAGGCGAGCCTGTGATCTTAACGATGATCAATCGACAAGGGACGCACGGAGTGATGGTGCAGGGGACGGATATCAATCTGCTGAAGGATAATCCTTCGCAGGAAGTTGTCTTCGAAGAGCCGGGTGAATATATGCTCCTATGCAGCGTGATGTGCGGCACGGGTCACGCTGACATGGTGGCCAAGTTAATCGTGGAAGAGCCTCTGGAGGACGGCGATGCTGCCGAGACCAATGAGCAAGCCGCTTAA
- the steA gene encoding putative cytokinetic ring protein SteA has translation MQRKGKRTVKGRVRVGRKTKQLIPKLAPRSIVVLSHENLDEVAADGLIAAKVKAVINAARTMNGTYPLEGPKRLLLSGIPIVEIAAEDFTKFRDGMAVMITDEHVMLEDGRKIPCKPFTEEAWEAGTKLAMQNVSRQLGAFIENTLRYADREKEFFIRPLQLPPIRTPISGRHAVVVVRGKGYRDDLYAIRDYIEDYKPVLIGVDGGADALLDCGLRPDLIFGDMDSITDRALRSGAELIVHAFPDGTAPGMARIQELELEASVIRAPGTSEDIAMLLAYEQQAELIVTLGTHTHMIDFLEKGRKGMASTMLVRMKIGGKLIDAKGVSKLYSRPYKLRRLWYIPAAALFPVLMLSFVHPGVRHMIDVIWLYVKLSLGSI, from the coding sequence ATGCAGCGAAAAGGGAAAAGGACAGTCAAGGGCAGGGTCCGTGTCGGGCGCAAGACGAAGCAGCTGATCCCCAAACTCGCTCCGCGATCGATCGTCGTCCTTTCGCATGAGAATCTGGATGAGGTGGCGGCGGACGGACTGATCGCTGCTAAGGTCAAAGCCGTGATCAATGCGGCAAGAACGATGAACGGCACTTATCCCTTGGAGGGTCCGAAACGGCTGCTCTTAAGCGGCATCCCGATCGTCGAGATCGCCGCAGAGGACTTCACTAAGTTCCGGGACGGCATGGCTGTGATGATCACGGATGAGCATGTGATGCTGGAGGATGGTCGCAAGATCCCCTGCAAGCCGTTTACCGAGGAAGCCTGGGAAGCGGGTACGAAGCTGGCGATGCAGAATGTCAGCCGTCAGCTGGGCGCCTTCATCGAAAACACATTGCGCTATGCGGACCGCGAGAAGGAGTTCTTCATCCGGCCGCTGCAATTGCCGCCGATCCGCACGCCGATCAGCGGTCGTCATGCTGTCGTAGTCGTAAGGGGCAAGGGATATCGCGATGATCTATATGCGATCCGAGATTATATCGAGGATTACAAGCCGGTGCTGATCGGCGTAGACGGCGGAGCGGATGCCCTGCTCGATTGCGGCCTGAGGCCCGATCTCATCTTCGGCGATATGGACAGCATCACCGATCGGGCGCTCCGCTCCGGTGCGGAGCTCATCGTTCACGCCTTCCCCGACGGCACGGCTCCGGGGATGGCACGCATCCAAGAGCTCGAACTGGAGGCAAGCGTGATCAGAGCTCCCGGGACGAGTGAGGATATCGCGATGCTGCTTGCCTATGAGCAGCAAGCGGAGCTCATCGTCACCCTTGGCACGCATACGCATATGATTGATTTTCTGGAGAAGGGACGCAAGGGGATGGCCAGCACGATGCTGGTCAGGATGAAGATCGGCGGCAAATTAATCGATGCGAAGGGGGTCAGCAAGCTGTACAGCCGGCCCTATAAGCTTCGCCGTCTCTGGTACATCCCGGCGGCGGCCTTGTTCCCCGTGTTGATGTTGAGCTTCGTCCATCCGGGAGTAAGGCATATGATCGATGTGATCTGGCTGTATGTCAAACTCTCCCTGGGCTCGATCTGA
- a CDS encoding copper transporter encodes MLSARYHIATIIAIFLSLGVGIVIGGTLGQKWAVQAENSIVEMLTNRYEMMLAENQAMKKQLGSLELFLKTVSPASQSKLVWWYRTPHPHEDLLVMVLNAAGVEWVEKQITEEIRPALKLGERQPDYVLVTDPAVKQLIEEQLLQAFAGSAEGSPQLIDATEHAAQLTDPNKIVEFMLYMKQLVEEEAYAAAQSRYLSDHPGME; translated from the coding sequence GTGTTATCGGCACGTTATCATATCGCGACGATCATCGCCATCTTCTTATCCCTCGGTGTCGGCATCGTCATCGGCGGCACCCTGGGGCAGAAGTGGGCTGTACAGGCCGAGAACAGCATCGTCGAGATGCTGACAAACCGCTATGAGATGATGCTGGCGGAGAACCAAGCGATGAAAAAGCAGCTCGGTTCCCTGGAGTTGTTTCTTAAGACGGTATCCCCGGCCAGCCAGAGCAAACTCGTGTGGTGGTATCGCACGCCCCATCCGCATGAGGACTTGCTGGTGATGGTGCTGAATGCTGCCGGCGTCGAATGGGTGGAGAAGCAGATCACGGAAGAGATCCGCCCCGCTCTGAAGCTCGGGGAAAGGCAGCCGGATTATGTCCTGGTGACGGACCCTGCAGTCAAACAGCTGATTGAGGAGCAGCTGCTGCAAGCATTTGCAGGTTCGGCGGAGGGGAGCCCGCAGTTGATCGACGCGACGGAACATGCAGCGCAGCTAACAGATCCCAACAAGATCGTGGAATTCATGCTCTATATGAAACAACTGGTTGAGGAGGAGGCCTATGCAGCGGCACAATCCCGTTATCTCAGCGATCATCCCGGCATGGAATGA
- a CDS encoding glycosyltransferase family 2 protein — MQRHNPVISAIIPAWNEAERIGTTLYHLRRADETSGKRLAEIIVVDDGSEDDTWRRAEPYADRVLRHARRRGKGAALETGWREAKGEILLFLDADLGETASYALHLVSPVLRDAADMTIAKLPPARRKGGFGLVKGLAVRGIYCLSGFRCEAPLSGQRAMRREVLEDIGGLPRGFGIEVGLTIDALRKGYRLLEVEVPFRHRETGRDWSGFVHRGRQFLAVGRTLLQKWRQPI, encoded by the coding sequence ATGCAGCGGCACAATCCCGTTATCTCAGCGATCATCCCGGCATGGAATGAAGCAGAACGCATCGGCACCACGCTGTATCATCTTCGCCGCGCCGATGAGACCAGCGGCAAGCGGCTGGCAGAGATCATCGTCGTCGATGACGGCAGCGAGGATGATACTTGGCGCAGAGCAGAGCCCTATGCCGATCGGGTCCTCCGTCATGCCCGCAGACGGGGCAAGGGAGCCGCTCTTGAGACGGGCTGGCGGGAAGCGAAGGGGGAGATCCTCCTGTTCCTCGACGCGGATCTGGGAGAGACAGCGTCCTATGCGCTGCATCTTGTGAGTCCCGTCCTGCGAGATGCTGCGGATATGACGATTGCCAAGCTCCCGCCGGCCCGCCGCAAGGGCGGGTTCGGCCTGGTTAAGGGGCTGGCGGTTCGCGGCATCTATTGCCTGAGCGGTTTCCGTTGCGAAGCGCCGCTCTCAGGCCAGCGGGCGATGCGGCGGGAAGTGCTTGAGGATATCGGCGGTTTGCCGCGGGGGTTCGGCATCGAGGTGGGACTTACGATCGATGCGCTGCGAAAGGGGTATCGGCTTTTGGAAGTGGAGGTTCCGTTCCGCCATCGCGAGACGGGGCGGGATTGGTCCGGCTTTGTCCATCGCGGGCGGCAATTCCTGGCCGTCGGCAGAACGCTGCTGCAGAAATGGAGGCAGCCGATATGA
- a CDS encoding DUF2627 domain-containing protein produces the protein MNKLVWQRLIAVLILVIPGFIATWGFKTIRDVLFNYTADAGNEEIIARLDWPMLLLGIAAFFGGVAFVAGWVFYRDRKRNYVAPRFKAKPKKK, from the coding sequence ATGAACAAACTCGTATGGCAGCGCCTGATCGCCGTGCTCATCCTCGTCATTCCGGGGTTCATCGCCACTTGGGGATTTAAAACGATCCGTGATGTTTTGTTCAATTATACCGCAGATGCGGGCAATGAGGAAATCATCGCCAGACTCGATTGGCCGATGCTGCTTCTGGGGATCGCTGCCTTCTTCGGCGGCGTCGCCTTTGTCGCCGGCTGGGTGTTCTATCGCGACCGCAAACGCAACTATGTTGCGCCAAGGTTTAAAGCAAAACCGAAAAAAAAATAA
- the lpdA gene encoding dihydrolipoyl dehydrogenase — translation METREIDVAVLGGGIGGYTAAIRASQLGLKVVLIERDKLGGTCLHRGCIPSKSLLRSAEVLDTVRRSEDFGIHAQGITLDLRRVMERKDQVVDQLYQGLQYLMRKHRIEVVQGHGRINGPSIFSPRSGAVALEHPNGEVETLLPKHLIIATGSRPRTLPGLEPDGRRVLTSDEAFDMTELPRSMIILGGGVIGVEWASLLQDFGVEVTIIEAEDRLVPAEDAEISQALARHLSGRGIKILTKCRVDPIQSEVMENGVRIAAVQDGQKLELTADKLLVAVGRQANVEDIGIDNTDVRLMDGGIRVNEFMQTTESHIYAVGDVNGQLLLAHAAAKQGVIAAEHLAGRSPEPFRPQLVPRCIYTRAEAASVGLTEQRAREQGYEVKVGKFPFSALGKALILGDRDGFVKVVADQQTNDILGVHLFGTHVTDLISEAALAQLLDATPWEVGQAVHPHPSLSEAIGEAMLAVDGLSLNL, via the coding sequence ATGGAAACACGGGAAATCGACGTTGCGGTGCTCGGCGGCGGGATCGGCGGGTATACCGCTGCGATCCGGGCATCGCAGCTCGGGTTGAAGGTTGTGCTGATCGAGCGGGACAAGCTTGGCGGAACTTGCCTGCACCGCGGCTGCATCCCCAGCAAATCGCTGCTAAGAAGCGCAGAAGTGCTGGATACGGTGCGCAGGAGCGAGGACTTCGGCATCCATGCGCAGGGGATCACGCTGGACTTGCGCCGGGTGATGGAACGCAAGGATCAGGTCGTTGATCAGCTGTACCAAGGGCTGCAATATTTGATGCGCAAGCATCGCATCGAAGTGGTCCAGGGACATGGCCGGATCAACGGCCCTTCGATCTTCAGCCCGCGGAGCGGCGCTGTGGCCCTGGAACATCCCAATGGGGAAGTGGAGACCCTGCTGCCGAAACATCTGATCATCGCCACGGGCTCCCGGCCGCGCACGCTTCCTGGATTGGAGCCGGACGGCCGACGGGTGCTTACGAGCGATGAGGCGTTCGATATGACTGAACTGCCGCGATCGATGATCATCTTGGGCGGCGGCGTGATCGGCGTTGAATGGGCTTCACTGCTGCAAGATTTTGGCGTCGAGGTGACGATCATCGAGGCAGAGGATCGCCTCGTGCCGGCGGAGGATGCAGAGATCTCGCAGGCGCTGGCCCGCCATCTGAGCGGCCGCGGCATCAAGATCTTGACAAAGTGCCGTGTGGATCCCATACAGTCGGAAGTGATGGAGAACGGCGTGCGGATCGCAGCGGTACAGGATGGGCAGAAGCTCGAGCTAACGGCGGACAAGCTGCTCGTCGCCGTCGGCCGGCAAGCGAATGTTGAGGACATCGGTATCGACAACACGGATGTGCGGCTTATGGACGGCGGGATTCGCGTCAATGAATTCATGCAGACAACGGAGAGCCATATCTATGCCGTAGGCGATGTGAACGGGCAGCTTCTGTTGGCTCATGCTGCAGCGAAGCAGGGCGTTATCGCGGCAGAGCATCTGGCGGGCCGATCGCCGGAGCCCTTCCGGCCGCAGCTTGTGCCCAGATGCATCTATACCCGCGCTGAAGCGGCTTCCGTCGGCTTGACTGAGCAGAGGGCGCGCGAGCAGGGTTATGAGGTGAAGGTTGGCAAGTTCCCCTTCTCCGCCTTGGGCAAAGCCTTGATCCTTGGAGACCGCGACGGCTTCGTTAAAGTGGTCGCCGATCAGCAGACCAACGATATCCTGGGCGTTCATCTGTTTGGCACCCATGTGACGGATCTGATCTCGGAAGCGGCCTTGGCCCAGCTTCTGGATGCGACGCCTTGGGAGGTGGGGCAAGCGGTGCATCCCCATCCATCGTTGTCCGAAGCCATCGGCGAAGCGATGCTTGCTGTTGACGGCTTGTCCTTGAATCTGTAA
- a CDS encoding thiamine pyrophosphate-dependent dehydrogenase E1 component subunit alpha, translating into MTGQPSVDQRPRHQLLGLSDEQAIEMYRTMLTARKFDERGILLQRAGKTNFHISGIGQETAQAGAAFALKPGVDYLLPYYRDYTLVLAFGMTVRELMLQSFAKAEDPNSGGRQMPAHFGHKRLKIVTGSSPVTTQVPHAVGFALAAKMNRQEFVSFVTFGEGSSNQGDFHEGLNFAAVQKLPVIFMCQNNQYAISVPYHKQVGTARIADRAIGYGMPGIRVDGRDPLEVYRVVKEARERALRGEGPTLIEAVMYRLTPHSTSDNDLVYRSKEEVEHHRELDGLPKFKQYLIDCGIWSEEEDKKLLDEIDATLKDAIEYADRAPYPAPEDTLKHVYAEEEH; encoded by the coding sequence ATGACGGGACAACCATCGGTCGACCAGCGGCCCAGACACCAGCTGTTGGGTTTGTCGGATGAACAGGCGATTGAGATGTATCGGACGATGTTGACAGCTCGCAAATTTGATGAACGAGGAATCTTGCTGCAAAGGGCAGGGAAGACCAACTTCCATATCTCGGGGATAGGCCAGGAGACAGCGCAGGCCGGGGCAGCTTTCGCCCTGAAGCCGGGCGTGGACTATCTTCTGCCGTATTATCGAGATTATACGCTCGTACTCGCCTTCGGCATGACGGTGCGGGAGCTGATGCTCCAATCCTTCGCCAAAGCCGAAGATCCGAACAGCGGCGGGCGGCAAATGCCGGCACACTTCGGCCATAAACGGCTGAAGATCGTAACGGGCTCCAGTCCTGTTACTACCCAGGTGCCGCATGCCGTCGGTTTCGCCCTTGCAGCGAAGATGAATCGGCAGGAGTTCGTATCCTTCGTCACCTTCGGTGAAGGATCCAGCAATCAAGGTGATTTCCATGAAGGGTTGAATTTTGCCGCGGTTCAGAAGCTGCCGGTCATCTTCATGTGCCAGAATAACCAATACGCTATCTCTGTTCCCTATCACAAACAAGTGGGAACGGCACGGATCGCCGATCGTGCCATTGGTTATGGCATGCCGGGCATCCGTGTTGACGGCCGGGATCCGCTTGAGGTATATCGCGTAGTGAAGGAGGCCAGAGAACGCGCGCTTCGCGGTGAAGGTCCTACCCTGATCGAAGCGGTGATGTATCGCTTGACTCCGCACTCCACCTCGGACAACGATCTGGTATACCGATCGAAGGAAGAAGTAGAGCACCACAGAGAACTCGATGGCTTGCCGAAGTTCAAACAGTATCTGATCGATTGCGGCATCTGGTCGGAAGAAGAGGATAAGAAGCTGCTGGATGAGATCGATGCAACGCTCAAAGATGCGATTGAGTACGCCGATCGCGCCCCCTATCCGGCACCGGAAGATACGCTTAAGCATGTGTATGCGGAGGAGGAGCATTGA
- a CDS encoding alpha-ketoacid dehydrogenase subunit beta — MVVLTYLQAITEAIREEMERDDQVFIMGEDVGVKGGVFGATRGLQEKFGELRVMDTPLAESAIAGVAIGAAMYGMRPIAEMQYADFMLPATNQIISEAARIRYRSNNDWNCPVVIRAPFGGGIFGGLYHSQCPESIFFGTPGLKIVAPATPYDAKGLLKAAIRDEDPVIYFEHKKCYQLIEGEVPEEDYIVPIGKADIKREGSDLTVITYGLTLHFALQAAEELAEEDGIEAHILDLRTIQPLDREAILAAAAKTGKVLIAHEANKTGGVGGEIAAIIAEELLYDLDAPIRRLCGYDVPAMPFSPPLEKFYMLNKDKLKTAMKELALY, encoded by the coding sequence ATGGTCGTTCTAACCTATCTACAAGCGATTACGGAAGCGATCCGCGAAGAGATGGAACGCGATGATCAGGTTTTCATCATGGGGGAGGATGTGGGAGTGAAAGGCGGTGTGTTCGGTGCAACCCGCGGCCTGCAAGAGAAGTTCGGTGAACTGCGGGTGATGGATACACCGCTGGCGGAGTCGGCGATCGCCGGCGTTGCGATCGGTGCGGCGATGTACGGGATGCGGCCGATTGCCGAGATGCAGTATGCGGATTTCATGCTGCCGGCAACGAACCAGATCATCAGCGAGGCGGCGAGGATCCGCTATCGTTCCAACAATGATTGGAACTGCCCGGTGGTCATCCGCGCGCCCTTCGGCGGAGGCATCTTCGGCGGATTGTACCATTCCCAGTGCCCGGAATCCATCTTCTTCGGCACGCCGGGACTGAAGATCGTTGCGCCGGCTACGCCTTATGATGCCAAGGGTTTGTTGAAAGCAGCCATTCGCGATGAGGATCCCGTCATTTATTTTGAGCACAAGAAATGTTACCAGCTGATCGAGGGCGAGGTGCCGGAGGAGGATTATATCGTGCCGATCGGCAAGGCCGATATCAAGCGGGAAGGTTCTGATCTTACGGTGATCACTTACGGATTAACGCTGCATTTTGCGCTGCAAGCTGCGGAGGAGTTGGCGGAGGAGGACGGCATCGAAGCCCATATCCTGGATCTCAGGACGATTCAACCCCTCGATCGAGAAGCGATCTTAGCCGCTGCTGCTAAGACGGGCAAGGTACTGATCGCCCACGAAGCGAACAAGACGGGGGGAGTCGGCGGCGAGATAGCGGCGATCATCGCAGAGGAACTATTATATGATCTTGACGCGCCGATCCGACGTCTCTGCGGCTATGATGTGCCGGCGATGCCTTTCAGCCCGCCGCTGGAGAAGTTCTATATGCTGAATAAGGACAAACTGAAAACAGCGATGAAAGAACTAGCGCTGTATTGA
- a CDS encoding dihydrolipoamide acetyltransferase family protein translates to MPQFAESIVEATIGKWLKKPGDPIQEYEPICEIISEKVTAELPSTTTGKVHEIYVEEGKTVPVGTVICTIEVEDTGAGDSTGSGGDRPAGLSSAGQQPAAAASRNDALMRSRISPVVRRLADEHGIDLDLIEGTGIGGRITRRDVMRAIESPPQVSVRSTGLHLKQPAEPQPQVVAEAKIASDREYILDVNHVRSAIAAKMRQSVSEIPHAWTMIEADVTNLVMLRNKLKDEFKRKEGVNLTYLAFVLKAVVNAIKEYPIMNSVWAVDKIIIKKDINISLAVGTEDAVYVPVIRNADQKTIAGLAIEIDELTRKAREGRLSPEEATGGTFTVNNTGSFGSILSYPIINYPQAANFTFESIVKRPVVINDMIAVRSMVNLCLSLDHRILDGVVCGRFLQRVKENLESFGPDTQLY, encoded by the coding sequence ATGCCGCAGTTTGCAGAGAGCATCGTCGAAGCGACGATCGGCAAATGGCTGAAGAAGCCTGGTGATCCCATTCAGGAGTATGAACCCATCTGTGAGATCATCTCTGAGAAAGTCACGGCAGAACTGCCAAGCACAACGACGGGTAAAGTCCATGAGATCTATGTTGAAGAGGGCAAAACGGTTCCAGTCGGCACTGTCATCTGCACGATTGAAGTGGAGGATACGGGCGCTGGAGACAGCACAGGAAGCGGCGGGGATCGTCCCGCCGGCTTGTCGAGCGCCGGTCAGCAGCCGGCTGCTGCAGCTTCCCGCAATGATGCGCTGATGCGCAGCCGCATCTCCCCGGTTGTCCGCCGACTGGCAGATGAACACGGCATCGATCTGGATCTCATCGAAGGAACGGGGATCGGCGGGCGCATCACCCGCCGCGATGTTATGCGGGCGATCGAATCGCCGCCGCAGGTGTCTGTTCGTTCGACGGGCCTGCATCTGAAGCAGCCGGCAGAACCGCAGCCCCAGGTTGTCGCTGAGGCGAAGATCGCGAGCGACCGCGAATATATTCTCGATGTGAATCATGTCCGCTCTGCGATCGCTGCGAAGATGCGGCAGAGTGTGTCGGAGATTCCGCATGCATGGACGATGATCGAAGCTGATGTGACGAATCTGGTCATGCTCCGCAATAAGCTGAAGGATGAGTTCAAACGCAAGGAGGGTGTAAACCTCACTTATCTGGCCTTCGTGCTCAAAGCCGTTGTCAATGCGATCAAGGAATACCCGATCATGAACTCGGTGTGGGCGGTCGATAAGATCATCATTAAGAAGGACATCAACATCTCCCTTGCTGTCGGTACGGAAGACGCGGTCTATGTACCAGTCATTCGCAATGCGGATCAGAAGACGATCGCCGGTTTGGCCATCGAGATCGATGAGCTTACGCGGAAGGCGAGGGAAGGCAGGTTGTCTCCCGAGGAAGCGACGGGCGGGACATTCACGGTGAACAATACGGGGTCCTTCGGATCGATCCTGTCTTATCCGATCATCAATTATCCGCAAGCAGCGAACTTCACCTTCGAGTCGATCGTGAAGCGGCCGGTGGTGATCAATGATATGATCGCCGTCCGCTCGATGGTGAATCTATGCTTGTCACTGGATCACCGCATCCTGGACGGGGTCGTCTGCGGGCGCTTCCTGCAGCGGGTGAAGGAGAATCTGGAGTCCTTCGGGCCGGATACGCAGTTGTATTAG
- the prli42 gene encoding stressosome-associated protein Prli42 produces the protein MKKKWIYKTVIYIMILSMLLSTLIFTIDALI, from the coding sequence ATGAAGAAAAAGTGGATCTATAAAACAGTCATCTATATCATGATCCTGTCCATGTTGTTGTCCACCTTGATCTTCACCATCGACGCACTCATATAG